A single Aminobacterium mobile DSM 12262 DNA region contains:
- the lepA gene encoding translation elongation factor 4 gives MDLSKIRNFCIIAHIDHGKSTLADRLLEYTGTVEGRKMRSQLLDSLDLERERGITIKLVPVRMNYRALDGQEYVLNLIDTPGHVDFTYEVSRSIASCEGALLVVDASQGVEAQTVANAYMAVDHNLEIIPVINKIDLPSAHPETVKGEIEEVVGIDAEDAILASAKEGIGIQDILERIVALVPAPTGDVDGVLQALIFDSVYDNYRGVICYVRVMNGTLEAGQMVKFMATGSMYQIEEVGVFKPLLEPVESLSAGEVGYVVANIKTVAEAHVGDTITDGNNPCAMALPGYKKVKPVVFCGFYPVERDDYPQLRDALEKLTLNDSSITFDPETSVALGFGFRCGFLGLLHMDVAKERLRREFGVELVATAPNVVYEITPQKGEPIEAHRPSDFPDVSEIEEVREPIIRLTSFLPSEYVGKVMQLCQDKRGTFISMDYLSPERVRLVYDLPLAEFILDFHDKLKSQTRGFASLDYEYRGFKAADLVRVDVLINNEAADAFSFICHKDAAYHRGQAVVRKLKELIPRQLFEIPIQASIGRRVIVRQNVKALRKDVLAKCYGGDISRKRKLLEKQKEGKKKMKQIGRVSIPQEAFLAFLKVDEEDEQ, from the coding sequence ATGGATCTTTCAAAAATTCGAAACTTTTGTATTATCGCCCACATCGATCATGGTAAGTCTACATTGGCCGATAGGCTCCTTGAATATACGGGAACAGTCGAAGGGCGTAAAATGCGGTCGCAGCTTCTCGACTCCCTTGATCTGGAGCGAGAACGCGGCATTACTATAAAACTGGTCCCGGTACGTATGAACTATCGCGCGTTAGATGGCCAGGAGTATGTTTTAAATCTCATTGATACTCCCGGACATGTAGACTTTACATATGAAGTTTCTCGTTCAATTGCTTCCTGTGAGGGAGCTCTTTTGGTTGTAGATGCCTCTCAAGGTGTGGAAGCACAGACGGTGGCTAATGCCTACATGGCTGTAGATCATAATCTCGAGATCATTCCTGTAATAAACAAGATAGATCTTCCATCGGCTCATCCAGAAACAGTGAAAGGCGAAATAGAAGAGGTAGTGGGCATTGATGCTGAAGATGCTATCCTGGCCAGTGCGAAAGAAGGAATTGGCATTCAGGATATTCTTGAACGGATAGTAGCATTAGTTCCAGCTCCCACTGGGGATGTAGATGGGGTTCTTCAAGCCCTGATTTTCGACTCTGTTTACGATAACTATCGTGGGGTCATTTGTTACGTTCGAGTGATGAACGGTACGCTGGAAGCCGGGCAGATGGTGAAGTTTATGGCTACGGGGTCTATGTATCAAATAGAGGAAGTTGGGGTATTCAAACCACTTCTTGAGCCTGTAGAGAGTCTTTCTGCTGGAGAGGTAGGTTACGTAGTTGCTAATATAAAAACAGTAGCAGAAGCCCATGTAGGAGATACAATTACAGATGGGAATAATCCATGTGCAATGGCTCTCCCAGGGTATAAAAAAGTTAAACCTGTTGTTTTTTGCGGTTTCTATCCGGTAGAGCGAGACGATTATCCTCAGCTTCGAGATGCGCTGGAAAAATTAACCCTCAACGATTCTTCAATTACCTTCGATCCAGAAACCTCTGTCGCATTGGGGTTCGGGTTTCGGTGCGGATTCCTGGGCCTTTTGCATATGGATGTAGCCAAGGAACGGCTGCGCAGAGAATTTGGAGTGGAACTCGTCGCTACAGCTCCCAACGTTGTCTATGAGATTACGCCCCAAAAAGGAGAGCCAATAGAAGCCCATCGTCCCTCGGATTTCCCGGATGTTTCTGAGATAGAAGAGGTGAGAGAGCCTATCATTCGCTTAACGAGCTTTCTTCCTTCAGAATATGTTGGGAAAGTTATGCAGCTCTGCCAAGATAAGCGAGGTACCTTTATCTCTATGGACTATCTCTCTCCAGAGCGGGTACGGTTAGTGTACGATCTGCCTCTGGCTGAATTTATTCTTGATTTTCATGACAAGCTCAAATCTCAGACTCGTGGGTTCGCCTCGCTGGATTATGAATATCGTGGTTTTAAAGCAGCTGACTTGGTGAGGGTAGATGTGTTGATCAACAACGAAGCGGCAGATGCCTTCTCTTTTATATGTCATAAGGATGCAGCCTATCATCGAGGGCAGGCAGTGGTTCGAAAGCTTAAGGAGCTCATTCCACGTCAACTTTTTGAGATCCCCATCCAGGCGTCCATAGGCAGGAGAGTCATTGTTCGTCAAAACGTAAAAGCCCTTCGTAAAGACGTGTTGGCCAAGTGCTACGGAGGAGATATTTCCCGAAAGAGGAAATTACTTGAGAAGCAGAAGGAAGGAAAAAAGAAGATGAAGCAGATAGGAAGAGTATCCATTCCTCAAGAGGCATTTCTAGCCTTCCTTAAAGTGGATGAGGAGGATGAACAATAA
- the purC gene encoding phosphoribosylaminoimidazolesuccinocarboxamide synthase encodes MEKRELLYEGKAKKMFTTSDSDTLIIEYKNDLTAFNAQKRGSIEGKGSLNNSISAALFEYMNKNGIPNHFIKKIDDVHQLVKKVRILPVEVVVRNITTGTLCKRLGVPENVKLPRPLVEFYYKSDQLGDPLITEDHAELFGWASKEQITFMKETSIKVNALMSAYFDAIGIILVDFKLEFGVDSNGILFLADEMSPDTCRFWDKTTMQKLDKDRFRKDLGDVLGAYQEIWRRISEKEGH; translated from the coding sequence ATGGAAAAAAGAGAGCTATTATATGAAGGTAAAGCAAAAAAAATGTTTACCACATCCGATTCTGACACGCTTATAATCGAGTATAAGAATGATCTCACAGCTTTTAACGCTCAAAAAAGGGGCTCTATTGAAGGGAAAGGGTCTCTCAATAATTCCATCAGTGCCGCTCTCTTTGAATATATGAATAAAAATGGCATTCCCAACCATTTTATAAAAAAAATAGACGATGTGCATCAGCTCGTAAAAAAAGTACGAATCCTTCCCGTGGAAGTTGTCGTCCGAAATATAACAACTGGAACACTCTGTAAAAGACTCGGTGTACCTGAAAATGTAAAGCTCCCCCGTCCTCTAGTGGAGTTTTATTATAAAAGCGATCAGCTTGGCGACCCCCTCATCACAGAAGATCATGCTGAACTTTTTGGATGGGCCTCTAAGGAACAAATTACATTCATGAAAGAGACCAGCATCAAAGTAAACGCTCTCATGAGCGCTTATTTTGATGCCATAGGCATTATTCTTGTAGATTTTAAGCTTGAGTTTGGAGTGGATTCCAATGGCATTTTGTTCCTCGCTGATGAAATGTCTCCAGATACCTGCCGATTCTGGGACAAAACAACCATGCAGAAACTAGACAAAGATAGATTCCGCAAAGATCTTGGCGATGTTCTTGGGGCATATCAGGAAATATGGCGACGAATTTCTGAAAAGGAGGGGCACTAA
- the purM gene encoding phosphoribosylformylglycinamidine cyclo-ligase: MIWSYKEAGVDINSGNAWVKTIGRIVNSQPRDPNVVGGIGGFSGLYRITEDLLLAGCCDGVGTKLEVAKAASDYKGLGQDLVAMNVNDLITCGARPLFFLDYIACGYLDQHVLEPIVQGVAEACTESGCALLGGETAEMPGVYPKTGFDVAGFAVGMVSSRSVINGSHITKGDILVGLPSSGVHSNGFSLVRKALLEGPKALPLHEVLPELEESLAKNLLRPTRLYPRIVMKALENHEIRGMAHITGGGLEENIQRALPSGLTLRLDFSAWERPAIFNLIANAGVEEKEMRHVFNLGIGFCFIVSPQDKDSLVTFLKKEGESPIVFGEVVSA, translated from the coding sequence ATGATTTGGAGTTATAAAGAAGCTGGAGTAGATATTAATAGCGGGAATGCATGGGTAAAGACAATTGGACGCATTGTCAATTCCCAACCTCGAGACCCTAACGTTGTGGGGGGAATTGGGGGATTCAGCGGACTCTACCGCATTACAGAAGACCTCCTCTTAGCTGGATGCTGTGACGGGGTGGGGACGAAGCTTGAAGTAGCCAAGGCTGCTTCCGACTACAAGGGACTTGGACAAGACCTCGTAGCCATGAACGTAAACGACCTCATTACATGCGGCGCTCGCCCTCTATTTTTCCTCGACTATATTGCCTGTGGCTATCTTGATCAACACGTACTGGAACCTATTGTTCAGGGTGTGGCCGAAGCATGCACAGAAAGCGGCTGTGCACTCCTTGGAGGAGAAACAGCAGAAATGCCAGGCGTCTATCCAAAAACAGGCTTCGATGTAGCTGGCTTTGCCGTGGGCATGGTCTCTTCTCGATCAGTTATAAATGGAAGTCATATTACCAAAGGAGATATACTTGTGGGGCTACCGAGCTCCGGAGTTCACAGCAACGGTTTTTCCCTTGTACGAAAAGCGTTGCTAGAGGGGCCAAAAGCTCTGCCTCTCCACGAAGTCCTTCCAGAACTCGAAGAATCTTTGGCAAAAAACCTACTACGCCCAACTCGCCTCTATCCTCGTATTGTCATGAAAGCACTCGAAAACCATGAGATACGGGGAATGGCTCACATTACAGGCGGTGGGTTAGAAGAGAATATCCAGAGGGCTCTTCCTTCAGGACTGACTTTACGCCTAGATTTTTCTGCATGGGAAAGGCCGGCTATTTTTAACCTTATAGCCAATGCCGGCGTAGAAGAGAAAGAAATGCGGCATGTATTCAACCTCGGCATCGGTTTTTGTTTTATTGTTTCACCTCAAGATAAAGATTCTCTTGTCACCTTTCTCAAAAAAGAAGGGGAATCTCCCATTGTATTTGGAGAGGTAGTCTCGGCATGA
- the purN gene encoding phosphoribosylglycinamide formyltransferase, protein MTASVAILISGKGTNMKALLDRKESGDLSCEIPFIASDTSKAEGLLLAQAMGIKTEILPYKEKGKEEAERVLDEMCRSHHVQWIVLAGFMRILSPWFVNRWEGKILNIHPALLPSFPGNRAILDAWEYGVKVTGITIHLVDRGMDSGIILAQKAIVIKEEDTLDSLTTKIHETEHDLYWKTLKKAIEGQYSFDGRRAINDSY, encoded by the coding sequence ATGACGGCATCAGTTGCCATTTTAATTTCCGGCAAAGGGACAAATATGAAAGCCCTGTTAGACCGGAAGGAGTCAGGAGACCTCTCCTGTGAAATCCCCTTCATTGCCAGCGATACATCAAAAGCGGAAGGGCTGCTCCTGGCACAAGCCATGGGAATAAAGACAGAAATTCTTCCTTACAAAGAGAAGGGGAAGGAAGAAGCTGAAAGGGTGCTTGACGAAATGTGTCGTTCTCATCATGTCCAATGGATTGTTCTGGCAGGTTTTATGAGAATTCTCTCTCCATGGTTTGTAAACAGATGGGAAGGAAAGATACTTAATATCCACCCTGCTCTTCTCCCCTCTTTCCCTGGGAACAGAGCTATTTTGGATGCATGGGAATACGGCGTTAAAGTAACAGGGATAACAATTCATCTTGTAGATCGAGGCATGGATTCCGGCATTATTCTTGCCCAGAAAGCCATAGTCATCAAAGAGGAGGACACGCTAGACAGCCTCACAACGAAGATTCATGAGACTGAACATGATCTTTATTGGAAGACCCTCAAAAAGGCAATAGAAGGTCAATATTCTTTTGACGGGAGGAGAGCCATTAATGACAGCTACTAA
- the purL gene encoding phosphoribosylformylglycinamidine synthase subunit PurL, with product MDYRAAGLRREEYEELKKVLGREPNETELRIMGVMWSEHCSYKSTKHLLRNFPIKGEFVVLGPGENAGVVNIGEGWGVAFKAESHNHPSAVAPYQGAATGVGGIIRDILALGARPVASMDGLFFGAPDNPRTRTLANGIVEGIGGYGNAVGVPTVGGKTLYDSCYTDNPLVNAFNLGLVRLDSLVSSQTAKPGLRVLILGSKTGRDGIAGAAFASAELSDDTKSSRPSIQIGDPFAEKLLIEACLELRDKGLIVSMQDMGAAGITSSSSEIAAKSGVGMILHFDKVLLREEGMTPWEIALSESQERMLLIVEPKDKEEVEVIAKKWELDCTDIGETVLGDQYTIMWGSEIVAEMPASLIGERCPSISWPSRRPENLENRWEFHIEELPLPNNFNTAILDLLGTPSLGDKKWIYQQYDQMVQTNTVQGPGAPVSVIRVKGTERLVAMAMDSDPWKCYLDPYRGGAESVAKTIRALTVAGALPLGLTDCLNFPSPEVPEQYWELEQVIKGMADCCRELECPVVSGNVSLYNESSSQRIYPTPVIGTVGVIDSYSSYLPSGQWQEGDILFLVGAMNPPLSGSQYVLQTTGKVSGRPLPFVPEAEKDFCDRALQTAREGLARSGRAIAGGGLAIALAKEAIESGIGATIACSYPTRGDVFLFGEGSPRAIYAVPSSKVDQFLSTWKGFPLMELGAVGGKDLTCKNLFHISVSALRQRWEGK from the coding sequence ATGGATTATCGCGCAGCTGGTCTTAGACGAGAAGAATACGAAGAACTCAAGAAGGTTCTTGGCCGTGAGCCCAATGAAACAGAATTGAGAATTATGGGGGTCATGTGGTCAGAACATTGCAGCTATAAATCTACAAAACATCTGCTTCGCAATTTCCCTATAAAAGGAGAGTTTGTAGTACTAGGACCTGGCGAGAATGCCGGGGTCGTAAATATTGGCGAGGGATGGGGCGTTGCATTTAAAGCAGAAAGTCATAATCACCCATCTGCCGTTGCTCCCTACCAAGGAGCAGCTACTGGCGTCGGCGGAATTATTCGCGATATTCTGGCTCTTGGAGCAAGACCGGTAGCTTCTATGGACGGGCTCTTCTTTGGTGCTCCCGACAATCCCAGAACGCGGACTTTAGCCAATGGAATTGTGGAAGGGATCGGGGGGTATGGAAATGCAGTAGGAGTTCCAACTGTAGGCGGGAAGACCCTTTATGATTCCTGTTACACTGACAACCCCCTCGTCAATGCATTTAACCTCGGACTTGTACGCCTAGACAGCCTCGTAAGCTCTCAAACAGCCAAACCTGGTCTTCGGGTTCTCATCCTCGGCTCTAAAACGGGACGAGATGGTATAGCGGGCGCAGCTTTCGCCTCTGCAGAACTATCTGACGATACGAAATCTAGTCGTCCATCCATCCAAATAGGTGACCCTTTCGCCGAGAAGCTGCTGATCGAAGCTTGTCTTGAGCTTCGAGACAAAGGACTTATTGTAAGCATGCAGGATATGGGAGCTGCTGGCATCACGTCTTCATCAAGCGAAATCGCTGCAAAAAGCGGTGTCGGAATGATTCTACACTTTGATAAAGTTCTCCTTCGAGAAGAAGGTATGACTCCGTGGGAAATAGCCCTTTCAGAGTCTCAGGAACGGATGCTCCTCATCGTTGAACCTAAGGATAAGGAAGAAGTAGAAGTTATTGCTAAGAAGTGGGAACTCGACTGCACTGATATTGGAGAAACGGTACTGGGAGATCAATATACGATTATGTGGGGCTCAGAGATCGTTGCAGAAATGCCAGCCTCTCTTATAGGAGAGCGTTGCCCTTCAATATCCTGGCCTTCCCGACGCCCTGAAAATCTGGAGAATAGATGGGAGTTCCATATAGAAGAGCTTCCCCTGCCGAATAACTTCAATACAGCCATCCTTGATCTTTTAGGCACTCCATCTTTAGGGGATAAAAAATGGATCTATCAACAATATGATCAGATGGTTCAAACCAACACAGTCCAAGGGCCAGGAGCCCCAGTGAGCGTAATACGAGTAAAAGGGACGGAACGTCTTGTAGCCATGGCTATGGATTCAGATCCGTGGAAATGCTATCTCGACCCCTATCGCGGGGGTGCTGAGAGTGTGGCCAAAACAATCCGAGCCTTGACAGTGGCAGGAGCCTTGCCTCTAGGACTTACAGATTGCCTCAATTTCCCGTCCCCCGAAGTACCTGAACAGTACTGGGAGCTCGAACAAGTTATAAAAGGGATGGCAGACTGCTGTCGGGAGTTGGAATGTCCTGTAGTGTCTGGAAATGTAAGCCTTTACAATGAGAGTTCTTCTCAGCGGATTTATCCGACGCCAGTAATAGGGACAGTAGGAGTCATAGATTCTTATTCCTCATATCTTCCAAGCGGACAATGGCAGGAAGGGGACATACTCTTCCTTGTAGGTGCAATGAACCCTCCTCTTTCAGGGAGCCAATATGTACTTCAAACCACTGGTAAAGTATCTGGACGTCCTCTTCCATTTGTACCAGAAGCTGAAAAAGATTTTTGCGACAGAGCTTTACAAACAGCTAGAGAGGGACTTGCGCGAAGTGGACGAGCCATTGCCGGTGGAGGTCTGGCTATAGCCTTGGCCAAAGAGGCGATTGAATCAGGGATAGGAGCAACCATTGCCTGTTCATACCCAACACGAGGCGATGTGTTTTTGTTTGGGGAAGGATCACCACGAGCTATTTATGCCGTGCCCTCATCAAAAGTAGACCAGTTCCTTTCCACGTGGAAAGGATTCCCTCTAATGGAACTAGGGGCTGTGGGAGGGAAAGACTTGACATGCAAAAATCTTTTCCATATCTCTGTTTCTGCTCTTCGCCAAAGGTGGGAGGGGAAATAA
- the purS gene encoding phosphoribosylformylglycinamidine synthase subunit PurS, whose translation MIFHVKILIYLKDGVLDSQGKAVAGSLASMGYKNLRDVRIGRYIQLSINAQSVEEARKQAESMCDDLLVNSLIEDFSITVEE comes from the coding sequence ATGATATTTCATGTAAAAATTCTAATTTATCTAAAAGATGGAGTGTTGGACAGTCAGGGTAAAGCCGTAGCTGGCTCCCTGGCTTCTATGGGGTATAAAAATCTGAGGGATGTTCGCATAGGACGTTATATTCAACTTTCCATCAATGCTCAGAGTGTAGAAGAGGCCCGAAAGCAAGCAGAATCCATGTGCGACGATCTTTTAGTCAACTCACTCATTGAAGATTTTTCAATTACAGTGGAGGAATAG
- the purH gene encoding bifunctional phosphoribosylaminoimidazolecarboxamide formyltransferase/IMP cyclohydrolase: protein MTATKRALISVFDKKGIVDFAKNLIERGWQIVSSSGTATKLREAGVEVLEVSDLTGFPHILGGRVKTLHPLISGGILARRQLQEDIKDVEQYNIPLISMVVCNLYPFEEVAKKRAHIDELLENIDIGGVTLIRAGAKNYPHVIILTDPEDYSRVLEELDAESDVTLPTRQNLALKAFAHTAAYDGAIFDGLSQELGATTEFRKELSIPLKEVQTLRYGENPHQEAALYLPRLEELPWEQLAGKPLSYNNILDLDCAMRGAALLQDAPGALVIKHTTPCGMAYGKTSKEAYEKAFRCDPLSAFGGVVGFSRPLDMNTARSIAQHFTEVILTPDISQEALAFLKQEKPSLRILKWQGGRVFPWQVTSTWSGFLVQKDMLPPIPNPDKGTWIGPKREDLWDDLLLAWKVAYLSKSNAVAIVKDGEAVGIGMGFCSRVFAVDFATHQAQERAKEAVMASDAFFPFPDGVESAAKAGITAIIQPGGSVRDDEVFAKAQELGISMFISGWRTFRH from the coding sequence ATGACAGCTACTAAAAGAGCCCTCATTTCGGTTTTTGATAAAAAGGGCATTGTGGATTTTGCAAAAAATCTTATAGAGCGGGGATGGCAAATAGTATCAAGTTCTGGTACAGCCACAAAGCTCCGGGAAGCAGGAGTTGAGGTTCTGGAGGTTTCAGACCTCACTGGTTTCCCCCATATTCTTGGAGGGCGAGTTAAGACTCTACATCCCCTCATTTCCGGAGGCATTCTTGCACGCCGCCAGCTTCAAGAAGACATAAAAGATGTTGAACAATACAACATCCCCCTTATTTCCATGGTCGTTTGCAACCTGTATCCCTTCGAAGAAGTCGCTAAAAAAAGGGCCCATATAGATGAACTTTTAGAGAACATAGACATAGGCGGAGTAACTCTTATTCGAGCCGGGGCTAAAAATTATCCTCACGTTATTATACTCACAGACCCGGAAGACTACTCTCGTGTGCTGGAAGAACTGGACGCTGAAAGTGACGTAACTCTTCCTACCCGGCAAAATCTGGCATTGAAGGCTTTTGCTCACACTGCTGCCTATGATGGTGCTATTTTCGATGGTCTCTCCCAAGAACTGGGAGCTACCACAGAATTTCGCAAAGAACTATCCATACCCTTAAAAGAAGTACAGACCTTACGTTACGGGGAAAATCCCCATCAAGAAGCGGCTCTTTATCTTCCCCGCCTGGAAGAGCTGCCATGGGAACAGCTTGCAGGAAAGCCTCTCTCGTATAACAACATTCTCGATCTTGATTGTGCCATGAGAGGAGCCGCCCTTCTCCAGGACGCTCCTGGAGCCTTAGTTATCAAACACACCACCCCCTGTGGCATGGCTTACGGGAAAACATCGAAAGAAGCCTACGAAAAAGCCTTCCGCTGCGACCCTCTTTCGGCATTTGGCGGTGTTGTAGGATTTTCACGCCCTCTTGATATGAATACGGCGCGCTCTATCGCTCAACACTTTACGGAAGTAATTCTTACTCCAGATATTTCTCAAGAGGCCCTCGCTTTCTTAAAACAAGAGAAACCTTCTCTTCGCATCTTGAAATGGCAAGGAGGCCGTGTGTTCCCCTGGCAAGTAACCAGCACTTGGAGTGGATTCCTTGTACAAAAAGACATGCTTCCACCTATTCCGAATCCTGATAAAGGCACATGGATTGGACCGAAACGCGAAGACCTTTGGGATGATCTCCTTCTCGCCTGGAAAGTAGCATATCTGTCAAAAAGCAACGCAGTGGCTATAGTAAAAGACGGCGAAGCCGTAGGAATAGGCATGGGATTCTGTAGTCGCGTTTTTGCAGTAGACTTCGCGACCCATCAGGCCCAAGAGAGAGCTAAAGAAGCTGTAATGGCCAGTGACGCATTCTTTCCCTTCCCTGACGGAGTAGAATCTGCAGCAAAGGCTGGAATAACGGCCATTATACAGCCTGGCGGATCTGTTCGAGACGATGAGGTTTTCGCGAAAGCCCAAGAACTTGGAATCTCCATGTTCATTAGTGGCTGGCGAACATTTCGTCATTAA
- the purF gene encoding amidophosphoribosyltransferase: MCGVFGAFSHNGHSVLEDVYLGLYALQHRGQESAGITWINSDNTMHSQRGNGLVHLALDQSELAKINTNCAIGHVRYSTAGGSDINNAQPLTASNSKGSVAVAHNGNITNAEALKQYLENRGAIFHSQTDTEVLLHLMAHQPHKPFIDALIDSLRRLRGAYSLAIILNGTLVAARDPWGFRPLVLGQREDITYISSETCALDLVGAQVIREVSPGEVVVIDKEGLHSIKIPVQVKRHYQCSFEYVYFARPDSVLAGKSVYAVRKALGHCLAHRAPCPGAHMVTGMPDSGTIASMGFAEGSGLPYEKAIVRNRYVGRTFIDPTQRVRELGVRIKLNPITELTKDRKIVVIDDSIVRGTTSQRIIAMIRSCGAQEIHVRISSPPVCFPCYYGIDTPSRVELAAARMDIKELQKKIGADSLQYITEEDLITAIGLPKSELCTACFTGEYMEGEEPDDLEL; this comes from the coding sequence ATGTGCGGTGTCTTTGGGGCTTTTTCTCATAATGGGCACTCCGTTCTAGAAGACGTCTATCTCGGCCTCTATGCCTTGCAACATCGGGGGCAGGAATCGGCTGGCATTACATGGATCAACAGTGATAATACCATGCATTCCCAACGTGGGAACGGTCTCGTACACCTTGCGCTCGATCAAAGCGAATTGGCAAAGATCAATACGAACTGCGCTATTGGCCACGTTCGTTACTCTACTGCAGGAGGCTCGGACATTAATAATGCCCAGCCTCTTACTGCCAGTAATTCGAAGGGATCTGTGGCAGTAGCCCATAATGGGAATATCACCAATGCTGAAGCCCTAAAACAGTATCTTGAGAATAGAGGGGCTATTTTCCATTCTCAAACTGACACAGAGGTCTTGCTGCATCTTATGGCCCATCAACCTCATAAACCCTTTATCGACGCTCTCATAGATTCGTTGCGACGACTGAGAGGGGCTTATTCTCTCGCCATCATCCTTAACGGCACACTCGTAGCGGCAAGAGACCCTTGGGGGTTCCGACCTCTCGTTCTCGGTCAGCGAGAGGATATTACGTACATCTCGTCAGAGACCTGCGCCCTTGATCTGGTGGGAGCTCAAGTTATTCGAGAAGTTTCTCCCGGTGAAGTAGTGGTTATAGACAAAGAAGGACTTCACTCTATAAAAATACCAGTCCAGGTAAAACGACACTATCAGTGTTCTTTTGAGTATGTTTATTTTGCCAGGCCTGATAGCGTTTTAGCAGGGAAATCTGTTTATGCTGTACGAAAAGCTCTGGGGCACTGTCTTGCCCATCGCGCACCGTGTCCAGGTGCTCATATGGTTACGGGAATGCCAGACAGCGGAACTATAGCCTCTATGGGCTTTGCGGAAGGCAGCGGCCTCCCCTACGAAAAAGCCATTGTCAGAAATCGTTATGTAGGACGAACATTCATTGATCCTACCCAACGAGTTCGCGAATTAGGGGTCAGGATAAAACTAAATCCCATTACGGAACTTACTAAGGACCGAAAAATAGTCGTTATCGACGATTCTATTGTTCGAGGTACTACCAGTCAGAGAATTATAGCGATGATCAGATCTTGTGGCGCCCAAGAGATTCACGTGCGAATATCGTCGCCTCCTGTATGCTTCCCTTGTTACTACGGAATCGATACACCAAGCCGAGTCGAGCTGGCTGCGGCTCGAATGGATATAAAGGAATTGCAAAAGAAAATCGGAGCCGATTCATTGCAATATATTACTGAAGAAGATCTTATAACCGCCATTGGGCTTCCTAAGAGCGAACTATGTACCGCCTGCTTTACTGGGGAATATATGGAAGGAGAAGAGCCGGATGATTTGGAGTTATAA
- the purQ gene encoding phosphoribosylformylglycinamidine synthase subunit PurQ: MKASVVIFPGSNCDHDVIYALEHVIKAHVQKVWHREKNLPEKTDLVVLPGGFSYGDYLRTGAMAARSPIMGSIKEFAEDGGLVLGICNGFQILTEAGLLPGTLLANKNLRFICKPCYLKVERTDLPFTNLYKQAQVVQFPIAHHEGLYYLPSKELEELEKNNQVVFRYVSPEGKCGEEYNPNGSLHDIAGITNLKGNVLGLMPHPERASEEILGGTDGILTWQSIEAWIAKEGV, encoded by the coding sequence GTGAAAGCAAGTGTGGTTATTTTCCCTGGAAGCAACTGTGATCATGACGTCATTTATGCCTTGGAGCACGTGATTAAAGCCCATGTTCAAAAAGTGTGGCATAGAGAAAAAAATCTTCCGGAAAAAACGGATCTCGTTGTATTACCTGGTGGTTTTTCTTACGGAGACTATTTACGAACTGGTGCTATGGCAGCTCGTTCCCCTATTATGGGGTCAATAAAAGAATTTGCAGAAGATGGAGGGCTCGTACTCGGAATTTGTAACGGGTTCCAAATTCTGACAGAAGCGGGGCTTCTCCCCGGGACCTTACTCGCAAATAAAAACTTGAGATTTATTTGCAAACCATGTTATCTCAAAGTAGAACGTACAGATCTCCCCTTTACCAACCTTTATAAGCAAGCACAGGTGGTCCAATTTCCCATAGCTCATCATGAAGGCCTTTATTATCTTCCCAGCAAAGAGTTAGAAGAGCTTGAAAAAAATAATCAAGTTGTTTTTCGTTACGTTTCTCCTGAGGGGAAATGCGGGGAAGAATACAATCCGAACGGCTCTCTTCATGACATTGCGGGTATTACAAACTTAAAAGGAAATGTTCTTGGTTTAATGCCCCACCCGGAACGGGCCAGCGAAGAAATACTTGGTGGTACAGATGGAATTCTTACATGGCAATCTATCGAAGCCTGGATTGCAAAGGAAGGTGTCTGA